In the genome of Ictalurus punctatus breed USDA103 chromosome 3, Coco_2.0, whole genome shotgun sequence, the window aataaacaaacaacagcttTTGGACATttattccaaaaggtgcaaacaactaatgtgttttattttatagggTACTTCATGCAGGATGTGTTTCTGTTTCCGGTGAAACGTTGCTTTGTGTGAGTTGGTTTCTCATAAGTTGATTTTGTTATAACAACTTCGTGTTCGGTCTTTACCATAACTTAAGTAACCACAATAATCCGTATTTTGAACATTATACAACAACTTTTGTCTGTATAGATGAGCTGTGTGATTTCTTCAGTTCCAGATTGATTAATACATTGtggtttattattagtttttatttgcatcaaCAAATACAATACACTCTTCAATTTGTTTGACTTTTAATgttatcttttgtttaaaaaaaaaaaaaattaaaaaaaaagaaatattcaaCAAAAGTTAgaatcaagtaaaaaaaaaaattcaacaataCATGCTTAATAAGGCACAATTGAAGACCACTTcattgagttaaaaaaaaaaaatcaaagtgaaTACAATTTTTTGTTAACAAATATTACTCATAGAATATTATTCTTATAATTTGTTTGCATACTAACTTacttggggaaaaaataaaatcagtaacAGGTAAAGTTATTGAATTGTGCATGGTTTCCCCAAAAAAAGGTTTAATGTTgttgtgttgggtttttttttttttttttgtgtgtgtgtgtgtgtctttttaataattattaaacctGAGCCGTTGATTTCTCATAACCCCTTCAGTCTTTGGTATTATTGATATGCAAGATTTCAGGTGTTCATAAATAAACGTATACCAATATTGTATAGTAATTGTAAAGAAAAGTAACAGTGTGGAGGTGAAGATTTGACGGTCACTCCTCGCGAACACTCTGCACCATGGAGTAATTTTTACATGGGTTCTTCAGGCAGGATGGAGGCCAGGTCAGCGGCCAGCAGAACGAACAAGGCACTTGTGACTGCACGTTACGCTCCAGGAAGTTGAAGATGGGGTTCCACCACGTGTGGGTGAGGTAGTTGTTGGGCGAACACTTTAGAGCCTGGAGGAAGAGCAGCACATACAGGAAATTTTACACTGGAAAAAAATTCTAGTGCCTTAAAAGCTTTGTGTAGAACCCTAAAACAGAAGAgcttcagaaatgtttctgaggaGAACACAATTAGAAAGCTAAAActtttgaagttaaaaagaaCCCTTGTTGAACTGTTGTTTCTACAAGTGCGTGGTATAATAACTAAAGTCTTACCACTAATGCATCAGAGTGAAATAAACTGGATGAGGGAAGAGATAGAgagtgatggagggatggaagatgggacagagagagattaagaGGAAGAAGGTGTTACCCAAGATGTGTTTTAGCAAAATCCAGATaagctttaatgttcttctgagtttcacagtggttttcacctcgccacttttccatggatgccatttttgcccaatgtctttctgatagtggagtcatgaacagtgacctttattgatgcaagagaggcctgtaggtcttttgatgttgtccttgggtcttttgtgacttccttatgagtagttgctgtgctcttggaggaattttggaaggtcggccacttctgggaaggttcattactgtgctgagtttttccatttagagataatggctctcactgtggttctttggagtcccagagcctttgaaatcgCTTTGTatcccttcccagactgatgtatttcaatcaccatcttccaccatcttcatcatttctggaatttctttcaacccTGGCATAGTGTGTTAAGACCTtgtaaccaacttcatgctgttgaaaaagttatatttaagtgttgatttgagtGAACAggttttgcagtaatcaggcctggttgcgtctagtcaaGCTGAATCCCATTATGAATggagtttcatagatttggggaattagtaactacaggggcaaatatattttcacacaggcccagttggtactggataaagtttttgcttcaatgataacattattgtttaaaacctgtattttgtgttcTCTCAGGTTGCCtctgttttatcttagattttgttttaatttctaaagCAAGTcagtatatacacaaaaacatatatatatatatatatatatatatatatatatatatatatatatatatatatataaaatattatatatatatatatatatatattaattagtctgtctgtctgtttgtctgtgagAGGTTGATGGAGAATGGACATTCAGGAAGCCCACAGTAAATccaataaccactctttacaaccatggtgagcagaaaagtatctaggtgagtgtatttttattaatgttatggTTGTTTTGGATCAATGACATGAGACACCATGCATTTGTCATTTCTGTGACTCATCAATTTGAGATGTTTTTACTCTACTACATACTAATACATACACAACTACATGATGAAATAGCACTGTGTATAGTTTATAGTGCTTAGTAGGCCATTCAAATCATGTCTCATTTCAAAcgattcactttttttttttacagcttatAACATAATCACAATGACAATCATTTCTGCTTTTAGTGTTGTTTCTCTTCTGTCTGGCTCTAAAAGATTTGTTCTGGCATCACGTACTGAGGGAGCACTTAGAACCCATCAGAGATTCATATCTCATAAGCCATGTACTGTCTAATGGATGAGAGTGGTGTTCTCCAATTCATGTAAATGCTTTCAGTAGGAGGTCAGTGCCATTTTAATGTCCTGTAATTCATCACTCTTTCTTTGCTTCGGAACCAAACAGAATGAGCCTCGAGCACAGAGGTGTGTGTTCGTGTTTCCATTTGGATACTAGCTCATAGTGTGTTGTGTCTTTAAAGAGCACTTGAGCTCTAttagaacaaacaaacatcaacaaTTAGATTCAAATGTATGTCTCTCAGAAGAGTCTCTGAATtctgaataagtgtgtgtgtgtacgggaATTGGTGAGGATTGATATCACCTTCATTTGACTTCATCTGGTTGGCATACCTGCACATTGACCATGGTGTGATACCAGTAGAAGAGACGGGAGGTGATGAAGTACGCCACCACTACGTCCACGCTGTAGTGCTCATGAGCCACGAGGATACACACTGCACCAACTGCAGCCAGGAGCCAGCAAAGCAGGTGATACCACCAGAACGAGCGGGGGGAGTCTACAGGAAAGGGGGATTACATCATTATTCCAGTAGGTGCTGACGCTTAAACCTGCTGTTTTTCATTCTCAGAATTAAAGATTAAAGTACTACCTTCCAGTCatcccagggaacatgggacacaaggcgggggacaccctggacggggtgcaaacctgtcgcagggcacaactgcacacacattacagacaatttggaaatgccaatcagcatacaacgcacgtctttggactgggggaggaaaccggagtaccccgaggaaagccccgaagcacgggaagaacatgcaagctccgctgATATACTTAAAAGCTCATTAAAGGTACACTGGATGTGCCTTCCCAGGTAAAAGGTAGAGAAGATGtacccttgatggtaccacccTAACAAGCAAGAGTACaatttggtacctttatttctgagagtttTACCTACAGTTTAATACTACTACTGGTCTACTACCATGGAAAACTTTAGTCACATATGTCATGTCCCCTCGCCTTAATATCAGTGGCGATCCTGTTAGGTCAAGACCCCACCAGTGTCTTGAGACTTGAGAGTATTTTAACTAAAGTTCATGGTATATTACCTGCACCATATCTCCAAGTCATTCCTGAGTACCTGAGTGGTAATATGGTCTGGTTTGTTTTGGATCCTCTTGCTTGCTGTATTTCTGTTCATAGATTCATAAAGATGTCTATTGTAGCTCACTCTCGCATTGATTTGGTGCAATTTTTACTAGTGTTTGTGGTGTGCTGAGGTCAGGTAATATTGGAGGCCACTCAAAATGTTGCATTGTACACACACAGCTTTGGCCCTGTGCAACCTACAGTCATTATCCTGTAATGTGGGAGTGGCTACATTGTGTTTTACTTGGACATCAAGACACCAAAAGGCAAAGTTCAGTGTCTAACCAACaaactccggtttcttcccccagtccaaagacatgcattgtaggttgattggcatttccaaattgtctgtagtgtttgaatgtgtgttggattgtgccttgcgatggggtggcactccatccagggcatcccttgccttgtgccccaaattccctgggataggctccaggctccccgtgaccctggataagtggtatggaaaatggatggttcCTAGACTCGCTATGTTGAATTGCCGTACATGTTCTCAACATATACCTCCGGGTTTTCCTCGCACCTCCTGGTGGATTGGCTAGGAAAAAAtggccctaggtgtgaatgtgtttgcgCATAGTGCCCTTTGATAGATTGGTGCCCCATCCAGAGaacctcactcccagtgttctcGGGATAGCCATACAGATCCACAGTGACCCTGATtatgataaagcagttactgaagttaaacgaatgaatgaatgaatgaaatatctGTGAAAACAGTCTAATATAATTATGTGAAGTGCATTTACAAGTGAATGCGTACTTGCGTATAATTCTCACTACATTGTAAATGGTTGTTAAAATGGCTTAGAGGTATCCTCAGAAAAGGTCAGCCCTAAACAAAGCCACAGAGAAATACCAAAGAGAGGTGGTGTGGAGCCAGGTAGCAACGGAATCAGCAAGTACCATGTCTTTAACAAAAATAACTCCCAGAGCCTGCCAGAGGACAATGAGCCCCTCATGCTGAGTCCTCGTCCCACCGAAGGTTTTTTCTCCCTTCTTCCTGGAAATAATTCCTTGCCTTGTTTCTAGTTTGTCCTAACTAAGCTGAGTGATaatatggtttcatttttaataaaaatcaaatGGGTTACGTCATAAAAAGGCCTGAGGTTGGCTAAAGGAAGAAAAGAGACTCACACTCCTTGATGAACAGGTAGGTGAGGGTGAGCATGACCGTGTGGCCACTGTACAGGAAGTCACCGCACATGATGTGGGAACCGGTGATGGACAGGCCAGCTCCATAGATCAGCTGCAGAACTCGCTGTAGTTTCGCCTGTGAGTCTCcataaagctgtgtgtgtgagagagagaggggggtgagGTGAGGgacaaaggaaaggaaagagaaagagtatAGAGAGGGATTTTAAGTGACCCAGATAAGAaggaaaggagaggaagagaaagaatgaaaaagggGGTAAAAAGACAAAGAGGTAtataagaaagagagaagggaaTAAAAGattagagatggagagataagTAAATAGTGGTGAGAGagtgaagaaaacagaaaaaggcagagagaaagataggcattgagagagataaagattaaaagggagaaaaagagaaagaggggaagggagagaagagaagggcAAGATGGAAATGTGGAGTGGTAGTGGAAGATAGGGGGAAAGTGTAAACGTGAATGAAGGAGGAAGAGAGTCAGGTAAAGCgaggtgagagagaaagtgggaGACAATGAAAAGAGAGCCAGAGGGAAGATATATTGGTAGAGATTTAGGGAGGGAGGAacaagagagggaaaaaaagagaaagatagTTAGACATACaacagaagagagaaaaatgtgGGGGAAACaggagagggaaagggagaggggaaaaaagagaggattGGGGGaagaaatagacagacagataaataggtagatagacagacagatagatagatagatagatagacagatagatagatagacagacaaacaaatagatagatagacagacagacagacagataaatagataaatagaaagatagatagatagatagatagatagatagatagacacagagacagacagacagataaatagacagacagacagatagatagatagatagatagatagatagacagaagtggtgtttgtgtgttataaCACAAAAGTCAGTCAGGGGATATTGCAGCCTACAGCAGTGTGttggatttatttatgatattcCTTGAGCCATAGTGCAGGCCTGGTATGTTGAAGAGAGACAGTTTTTGTTCTAGTTGTTTACCTTTGGGGCACAGGACATGTGCATGCCAGGCACGGGCAGCGTGGTAATGTACATGGTGACGCAGCGATACAGGTACAAAGTGCCCATTAGGAAGAAGAACCTCCTGCCCAAGATGGCTCTGCAAACACAGATCTGATAATATGAATTGTGAAGCTTTGGGGTGGATATCTTGTAAGTGGGCGTTTAATCTAATGCAAGTGATGTGGACAATAACGTCATCTCCGCCATGACACAGAGAGTGCTGTATAACACAGCTACAGTGGTGTGAAAAggttttttgtgtatatatcccgctaaatagttttagatcttcaaacaaaatacaacataaaacaaaggcagcctgagtaaacacacaatacagtttttatttatttatttttaattgaagcaaaaaaagttattcaacccctatcacccatgtgaaaaactaattgccaccttaaacttaaaatctgcttgtgccacctttaacctttagcaataactgcaaccaaacgcttccgataactggagatcagtgttTCACTTACTTCTACGACTCGAACTTACTCTTATGCTTTGTTTttctgcataatccagttgcgcttgagtttcaacttacagactgaagaccagacattctcctttaggattttctggatgtggcctaaaccagagaggtttttttttttgtaaaccttTTTTCAATGAACCCTACCACTATGCCTCTGAAACTTTGGAGAAATTTGCACACCCCCAGAAAGAATTGCAACGATAGCAACTGTCTGTGAATTCTGCTCTCGAATCCAGATGTGCACTGAACTGCTGTTTAATCCCAACTGGCACAGTTATTAGGGCTATTTATGTTTGTCTCTGCCTGCAATATTTTCTAATCAATTAAGTTGGTTCacgaaatataaacaaaatagtgGCCTAATTTAAATTGTTGAGACCCCGACCAGGCTATTATGAAGCTGTAAATAAATCATGCAACAcgatttctaaaacaaacaaacaaacaaacaaacaaactcaaatAGTCAGCCtactattcatatctgtatttgttttccTATAAAACACCTTATCTTTTCAATACAAATATTCTATTTATATTTGAATGCATCCTTAGTGTGGAATTTCAtattgtatgttctccccatgtatgtgtgggtttcctccaggttttacAGTTTCGTCCATCTCCCAAAAGTCATGCAAGAagatggattggctatgctaacaCTGGCTAATTCTAATTCTCACCTAGTGTTCCAGGGATAAAATACttactctgaccaggataaaatacttactgaagatgaatgaaagaattcCTGTGATGTTGCAGCCTATAGATGATCCTATAGCCTATAACCTCCTGCATTTTGTAATTATTGGACGAAAGCATCATTTTAGCAATCTACAAGCGCTTTAGAACTTTTGACATTTAGTGTAatgtcttatatatatatatatgtagtatGAACACTTCTCAATACATCTTTGCACTATGTTACACAGCCGTAATGCGATCAGTGTGAGCGGGCCATGAGGTCTGTAAAATAACTGAGAATGTGATACGACAGGCACAAACCTTGCAGGAGACTATAATTATATCATCCACTGGATTTCAAGACAAATATGATTCTGTACTTGGTAAAATGAAGAATGAAGAGTCCCAAGAGTAGCGCCTGCATGTGCTTGTGTATCAAGAAGCTCTTGTTCATTTTATCTGAAAATGGCAGAaatctgacctaaaataatttAGCACTAATAGCACCAGAGCGCACAGAGAAATGTAATTAGGGAACCTAGAGACCAATTGAAGAAAATGACTTCCTACATTGTTTACTCATGGGTAATCAAATTAGCCTGTATGTACAATTATATGTTAAAGTTCCAAAAAACCGAAAGTTGTGATTGCTGGTGATTGTAATTTACTTTTCAAATGATTTGCATGTTCTTTGCTAGAATATCTCCCTTTTCAATGTAACATGGGTGGTGCGTAAGCTTCTCCTGCACCAATCGCAATGTAGATGTCGCTAATCCTGCCCAGATAGCTTGTATCAAAGAGACCACAACTCTCCTAATACCTAAAAAACTTATCTAATAtgtaataaactggcaactcaGGCCCTGATGAATTGTGAGCACATTTAGTGAGTGTCCTGCAGGTGATTTACAACGAATAATTGTGTTAATAATGTCGTGTACAAAGTGTGAATAGAAACCAACATTTAAATTAGAATGTTCTCATGGACTGTTTGTTCTCAGCAGCTGTGGTGAGATCAGATATCAAACAGACTCCCTAAATACCGAAATATAACTGAAGCTCAAATATAATGGTAGTTAAATGTAGTGAGACGTCTCAAAAGTCTCTTCAAAATACTATATGAGAGTAAAAAATACAGAGTATAGACCTGAGTGTGCATTTTGTTAATTGCATTTCAAAGATGTTTTTGGCATCACAGGTGTAACACACAACAAATATCTACCATAAAACCACTTTTATAGTGGttttaaaaagattattttgctttctgattattttactaagGAATACTTTTGGTAAATTTACCCATTTGGATGacatatatttaaattaatctATTTGTATAGACACCACCCTGTATTTTGCGCATTTAGGCAGAAACACCCCCACATTTATTAAGGCAATAATGTACATCAAACAGCACTTGCAATCCTAGTAGATCCCATTAGAAATCAGCTTGCATGTATTTTGAATGTGTTAACACATGCTAACCTTTAGTCAATCAGGGCCTCTATATAGATTTCAAAGAAACTTTGACAAATTAATATAGAATTACAGGACAGTCGTAAATTTAATACTGGGTTTCTGCTTTTAGCCTTAGCTCAgggattactgtctgtgtggacttTCAAATGTTCTCCCTATTTTCATTCCTCTGCCTTCTCTCGTTTCCTcccacattccaaaaaaaaaaaaaaaaccaacaacatgGCAGTAAACAGACTGACTTTGCTAAATTGTACCTagatataaatatgtgtgtatgatgCCTTGTgctggactggcatcccatccagggtgtgttcctgccttgtgcccagtgttcccaggattggCTCAAGATCTAGATCCATGACCAGAATAAAgtacttactgaagatgaattaatgaatgaatgaatagtatAAGTAGATATCTACAAATTTGACAAGATTTCATTATCTTATACTGTTTAGTGGCCCCATTGGGACACAGTGTCCCTAAACCACATGTGATATGGAAGCCGCAATCTGTGTACCCATTTGAATGGTGTCTTTAGATCCTAACAAACTAGCAAGCAAAAGCTGAGCTACTGAACATAGCTTACTATGATAAATCTATAATTTGGTAGTCTGCTCAAGACAGTAAGTTTTGGACAAAGGGATGTTGAGTAAATATCattattagaatattaggccatGCCCAGACATTTCTAATCAGCAAAGATTAGCACAGACTTTTATTAGAGTCCTGATTGCTGGATGTTTAATATAAGAAGTTTAGTATGTTAGAACATGTTTTACACTACATATCCTGGGACTTTAAGGTCAATATTGATTTATCCCCCCGGCATTGAGTTTGTGAACATGCTAAGAAGGAATTTTAACTCTAGTACCTTTACTTACCGATATCTATGGAAGAGCCATTGTATAGACCAAATCCCCACCAGTAGCATCCCATTCACCTCGGTCACCGTGAAGGCCCACTTCACACGGTCCACATAGTCGAAGAACTTATCCGGCAGTGGCGGGCTGCTCTCTTTCGCTGGGACTCTCTCGTGCACCACTGTGATCATCACCGTGGTCAGCACCAGGTTGAACGCTGCGTACAAGAACGCAATCACCGTCTTCCACCACTCCATGGGTGGAGGCTTGCCCTTGCCATCAAGTACAGAGATCTTCACATAGTCTCGGTGTCTGCTCAAGCCCTTGCGTAGGCCACTGTTCTTCACTTCCTCTGTTGAAGGGCTGTGTACAGGACATTGCGGGTGGATGTGTGAGTGGGCACCTGAGGGGTGTCGCTCGCACTGGTGGTCTGCTGACGCCATGAGAGCCCCCACACGCTACCCACTAATCACACAAACTCACTGTGAGCCACCAGGCTTGGCTGCTTCCCCGAGACCCGCCCAAGTTACTGCTGCAAATGAAAGGCTTCGAGGTTCGAGGTTTCAGGTGTGGCGCTCCAGCTGTAATGACAGAAATAAGCAGGAAACCTGATCTCATACGCCTCTAGAAAGCATTTGGTCATTTTTAGTAGGTATTATAATCTAATACAGGCTTTTTGTAGCCACAAATAAACAGTTATTGGAATTGCTTGTGCAATCCAATACCAGAGCATTACCCTGCTGTCCATTTGGTTTGTTTCAACATGATCATTACTTTGAGGTCACCTGGATTCTGGAGgctaaatatcaacaaaaataataataataaagatataaaGATAGTATATCTCTCCCACCTGAATACGTGAACCGACATGCTGATTTGTGGGTAATAGCGAGTCTTAGTCTCAACATACTAATTAGATCATTGTTTTGTAGGGACTTCAATTACAAATCAGATGGTTCCAGTTTCTGGAACTGTTTTGCACTTTGCCACACACTACTTAAGATCTGAAGCAAATCTGATTCCAGATGagtgcttttgttttaaaatgcattatgGACGCAGAAACCTTGGACTCGTTAAACCTAAGTCCAGACTGCCAGTGGAGGGATTCATTGTGCTttctttgaacaaaaaaaagaaagaaaaaaaaaggaaacctaAATACCCGTTGTCATCCTGCCActtttttgattgttttatcAGATATTTGCATATTGGATTTTACTTCTCATATAAAACAAATTGTGCCATGAACATTTCAGGCTATCTAATGTCTAATCTCCTAGGCCCAATAGATCAGACTAGCTGCAACAATTTGATTGAACAACGAGGAAGTTCTTACTGGATACAATTTAAACTATTGATCAATTTAATCAATATATCATGGTTAACAGATTCTGCAAATCCATATATTATAGATCTACTCTATAATTTTATGATATATGTAGGCTTTCTTTCAACACTGGCTTACCTTGTTGTACTTTACAAGCACCCGAGGAACATGTGGGGAAAGTTGTGCCACAGGCATAGCTCAGAGTATCAGAGAAATTACCACAAGTCCCCAAAGCTAAccagaacagaaagagaactCGGATCAGAGCAGTTCTACTCTGAGATTGAAGAATACAAGAGTGTAACCGCAGGGCTTGGTTCACTGAAACCCATACTGAACCTGATCATGCACTCTGGAGCTCTCTTGAAAGGTGAAACCTCAAATAGACATGATTGAAgcttgtaaaaataaatagaacCCAATGGGAGCTATTAGCAAAGCATCTGTGAACAGTTGTACTAATTTCAAATTAGTTTCTGCGATTCAGTTTGACAAAAAAAGGAGGTATCAGTGGTTTCTTAAAACAAGAACCCTTCTTTAGCATGTCCATGTGGGGCAAGCCTTAAAAGTTTTATGTGCAACAGAGCGTTTCTCTGTTGCGGGAACCCACACTATCTGAAGAACCCTATAATCCTT includes:
- the sgms2a gene encoding phosphatidylcholine:ceramide cholinephosphotransferase 2 isoform X1 — protein: MASADHQCERHPSGAHSHIHPQCPVHSPSTEEVKNSGLRKGLSRHRDYVKISVLDGKGKPPPMEWWKTVIAFLYAAFNLVLTTVMITVVHERVPAKESSPPLPDKFFDYVDRVKWAFTVTEVNGMLLVGIWSIQWLFHRYRAILGRRFFFLMGTLYLYRCVTMYITTLPVPGMHMSCAPKLYGDSQAKLQRVLQLIYGAGLSITGSHIMCGDFLYSGHTVMLTLTYLFIKEYSPRSFWWYHLLCWLLAAVGAVCILVAHEHYSVDVVVAYFITSRLFYWYHTMVNVQALKCSPNNYLTHTWWNPIFNFLERNVQSQVPCSFCWPLTWPPSCLKNPCKNYSMVQSVREE
- the sgms2a gene encoding phosphatidylcholine:ceramide cholinephosphotransferase 2 isoform X2 encodes the protein MGTLYLYRCVTMYITTLPVPGMHMSCAPKLYGDSQAKLQRVLQLIYGAGLSITGSHIMCGDFLYSGHTVMLTLTYLFIKEYSPRSFWWYHLLCWLLAAVGAVCILVAHEHYSVDVVVAYFITSRLFYWYHTMVNVQALKCSPNNYLTHTWWNPIFNFLERNVQSQVPCSFCWPLTWPPSCLKNPCKNYSMVQSVREE